The genomic segment ATTTTGCTTATCTGCCCAAATAAAACTAAGTATTTTATCATAGAAAAATTAATTTACAGAAATAATCTCACACACTCAGTAATTTTTTATTTACAGTGCTTTTGCTACATGTATCGATTACTCGTTTTAATGATTTATGACTTGAAACCCATTCGACGAGCAGTAGCATGTCCAACTTGGTTTTAGCTTTAAAAGTTCCATTTTTTATAATACTTTCAATGGATTTTGACGAACGAAACATAACATCAAGTTTTAATTTCTTTAGCTGATATGCTATGACGTAGTTCCCAATTTCGATAGATTTTTCAAAAAAATCAGTGATGTTATTTATATCAAATCTCTTATATAGGTCGTTAAGATAAGACTTGAAACATCTGAATTCAGCTCTAAGTATATCTTCGTGCCATTCATCTTTCAAATCCTCTTGTTGCAGTTGCAGTCTTTTATTGTAGAAACTGATTTCAACTCTTTTGGATTTTAAAAAGGTCGCTTCTGTTTTTGGGTATTTTGGTTTATACGATTTTGTATGGAACATTATTTTCTGCGTATAACCCGAAGTTGGATCAAATGCTTGATTTATTAGTTTTATTGAATCCGTCACCTGTTGTTGACTTTCAAGTTTTATGTTGACGCAATAGTCAAAGCGAGATAGAGAGCATATCTCAATATTAGGCAAATTCGGCGATATTGTATTTAAAAGTCGATTTGCTATTTGTGGAATATCTAACGCATTGTTGCAATGAAATACGTCCACATAATTGTCTTTGTTTCCCTCAATCATTCGTGTAGGATTTATTCTATAAATTAGCATGGGTACAAATGTTGATGGTGTCGTTTCTCTTAGTGTAATATAAATTATAATACCATGCTGTGATAATATAGTACAGACATATTTTGTTATTTTATCTGTCTTTTTGTTTTCATATGCCATTTTAGGCCTATTTTCAAAATAGTAACTACCGAATTTCTTCAGTTCTTCATGTAAGGTAGCAAATTCACTACCAGTCAATTGATATGTACATTCAAATGTATGAGATGTCATAATAAGTATCTCCCTCCTAAAAAAATTATTTGCGAAAAATCGTATACGAATGGAAATCTTTAAATTCCTTTATCTGCACTAATATTCTTCGCTTAACTTAATGTTTTAAAGGAAAATAAAATTCTACATTTATTCTATTTTATATGACTATATAGACAGATTTGGAGTGGTTTACACTGTGATAAACAGAGATTTGAATTGTAGTTAAGATAGTTTGTAACAATTTATTTTGAGCCAACAGTGATTTAAGAATCTTAATGAGAGGATGATTTTTAATGTACTATAATGAAAATGAACTTCCGGCAATATTAACATTTGCGGAAGCTGTGGAGTATTTATATATCGGTCGCAATACATTATTAAAGTTATTGCATAACGGAACTATAAAGGGATTCAAAGTGGGGAATCGTTGGAGAATAAAAAAAGAAGACTTGTTGGAATTTATGAATACAGATAGGGCTTGACAGAATCAAGCCCTATAACGTTATTCTTTTCTGCCGAATAGATACATCAGAGCAGTAATCGGCAACAGAGAAATCAGTATCCATTTACCCATTAAAAACACCTCCTTACCAAAGCATAAGCAATACTTTTTTAATTCCTTTTAGTATCGTTCGTATCATACCGGAAACCTCCCTTCGATTATTCGTGTAGATAATGTATAAGTGAATAATTGAATTTTACTAAGATAAAAATTACTCAAGTATAAATGAGTAAAACGTAATTGACTAAAGTTATGAATTGTGATATACTGATTTAAACAAAAAGAACGGAAGTGAGAGAGCATGTTTATTGGAAGAGAACGTGAAGTAGCGGCATTGGACAGATTATACGAATCAAATAAATTTGAATTTGCCGTTATATATGGGCGCAGACGTGTCGGAAAGACAGCACTTATAAATCACTTTATAGATAATAAAGAAGCGATTTACTTTATGGGTGTTGAAAGTAACGAAAAACAAAATCTTGAAAATTTCAGTAAAAGCATCATTGAATACAGTAGCGGCATTGAGGCGGAAACGTCATTTCTGTCATTTCAAGCTGCACTTGAGTATGTGTTTAAGCTTGCTGAAAAGAAACGACTGATACTTGCAATAGATGAATATCCGTATGTAGCACGTTCATCAAAAAGTTTGGCATCAACTTTACAACTGCTTATAGATAAATATAAGGACACTTCACAGCTAATGCTTATTTTATGCGGTTCGTCAATGTCGTATATGGAGGATGAAGTGTTGGCATATAAATCACCGCTTTATGGCAGAAGAACCGCACAAATGAAAATACAACCTTTTAGTTTTGAAGAAACATGCAGATGTTTTAAGAATTTTTCGGACGAAGACAAAGCACTTGCGTATGGTATTGTGGGCGGAACACCTCAGTATTTGTTACAAATAGATGATAGATTAAGCATTGAAGATAATATAAAAAATACTTATCTGAATCCGATTTCCTTCCTATATGAAGAGCCGACAAATTTATTAAAGCAAGAAGTGAGAGAGCCGGCTATATATACTGCGATTATAACCGCTATTGCGGTCGGTGCGTCGAGAATGTCGGACATTTCAAATAAAGTCGGTGAGGACAGTAATATTTGTGCGAATTATCTTAAGAGTTTGATAAATTTGGGGATTGTAAAAAAGGAAACTCCGTATGGTGAGAAAACATCTCGAAAATCTATATATTCAATAGAAGATAATATGTTCAGATTTTGGTATAGATTTGTTCCTAATAATAATTCTGTTATAATGCGCGGTGCGGCTGATATTGTGTATAGACGTATCGAACCGCAACTTTCGGAATATATGGGTGCTGTGTTTGAGGAAATTTGTAAACAGTATCTTTGGAAACTGCTTCTTGACGGTAATTCACCGGTTGAGTTTTCGGAACTTGGGCGTTGGTGGGGAAACGATCCTATTGAAAAGAAACAGACAGAAATTGATATAATGGGCGAACAGGACAAACAGACGGCTTTATTCGGTGAATGTAAATGGACTAATGAAAAAGTTGATCTTGGTGTGCTTGAAACATTGATAAAACGCAGTAAGCTGTTTTCATATATTAATGTGCATTTGTTTTTGTTCTCTAGGTCCGGGTTCACAAAAGGCTGTATTGATAAGGCGAATGAACTCGGAAATGTATCTCTTGTAACCTATGCTGATATGTTGAAGTGAAAAACGTAAAGTCATACATTAAAAATATATAATATCTCTGTGTAATAAAATACACGGAGGTGAAATTTATATGTTCCAAAACGAACGATTTTGTACTTGCGGAGTAATTGAGGAAGTCCCTATTGTATTACAATGTATGATGTGGAATATGGTTGATACAATGGAAGTTGAATCAAAGGATTACTTTCAAGTATTTGAACTGTCAGAGTATGACGGTATGCAGAAAATCGTGCATTCACAAGAAATGCCGGAGTATAAAATGGAGTATCTTATTAAATTACAAGGTGCTCCTATTTTTGTGGGCAAAGTTTATGTGATTGACGATAAAACACATTCGACGATGCTGAAAGCAGAGGAGTATTAAGAGGAGGACGAAAGATGAAAGAGGAAAAATACACTTGTGACATATGTCACGAAGAACATGACGTATCAGAACTAACATATTTTGATGAATCGTATTTGTGTGAAGATTGTTTAAGACGTGAAACATTTATTTGCCGTGATTGCGGCGACAGACATTGGAATGATGATTCGGCAGATGGTGACTTGTGCCAAACTTGCTATGATGAAGATTATGTTAGATGTGAAAGATGTGATGCGGTAATTCATTATGATGACGCTTGTTATCATGAAGATGAAGAATATCACGACCACCCATATTGTCGAAATTGTTTTGATATGGATGAGATAATTCACGACTATTACTACAAACCAGAGCCGATATTTTATGGAGACGGTCCGAGATATTTAGGCGTGGAACTTGAACTTGATGACGGCGGTGAAAATGAATTTTGTGCAAGTAAATTACTTGACATTGCAAATGCTCAAAAAGAACATATGTACATTAAACATGACGGTTCACTTGATGATGGTTTTGAGTGCGTAACTCACCCAATGACACTTGACTATCACATTAATCAAATGCCTTGGAGAGCGATTCTTAACAAAGCGGTAGCAAAAGGATATTTAAGTCACCAAGCCGGAACTTGCGGACTTCATGTACATATAAGCCGAAATGCACTCGGAGCAAATTACGAAGAACAAGAGGCAACAATAGCGAAGATTCTCTACTTTTATGAGAAGTTTTGGAATGAAATCTTAACATTCAGTCGAAGAACGGAATCACAAGTAGAGCATTGGGCAAGACGTTACGGTGGCGGAATAATCAATCCGAAAGAAACGTTAAAGCATGCAAAGAACTCACATATGGGACGATATGCGGCGGTCAATCTTGAAAATGAAGCGACGATAGAAATGCGAATATTCAGAGGTACTTTAAAGTACAGTACATTTATAGCAACCTTACAGATGGTAGATGAAATCTGTAAGGTTGCTATTTCTTTGTCCGACGAATTTATGCAGAGTCTTACATGGCTTGATTTCGTAAAGGGAATAGCAGACGACAAACAAGAACTGATTAATTATTTGAAAGAAAAAAGATTGTATGTAAATGAACCGATAAGAAATGAGGTGGAAATATAATGTGCGGAATATATGGAGTGCTTAGTTACAAAGATAAGCTAAAGGATATGAACGAGCTTGTGGATTTGCTCAGCATGGAAAGTGCAGAACGTGGCACAGACGCAACCGGTGTTGCATATTCAATTTTAGGTAATATGAAGATAAACAAAAGTGCGGTAAGTGCATATAAGTTTAATCCGAATATTCCGAAATTCGTTAATGCCGTAATAGGTCACACAAGACACAGTACGCAAGGGGACAAGAGCAAGAACTATAACAATCACCCTTGGAGCGAGAGGGTGAAGAACTGTCAGTTTGCACTTGCTCATAATGGCGTACTGTTCAATGATAAGGAACTTCAGAAAAAGTATAACTTTAAGAGTAAAATCGAAACAGATTCATTTGTTGCAGTACAGCTGCTGAAATATAAAAATGCACTTAATTTTAAGACAATCAAATTCATGGCTGAAAGTATAGAGGGAAGTTTTAGCTTTAATATACTTGATAATCATAATAACCTTTACCTCGTAAAAGGTGATAGCCCGATTTCATTAATTCACTTTAAAGATGAGGGTGTGTATGTGTTCGCATCAACAAAACAAATACTTTGGAAAGCGTTGGTTGATTCTGAATTGTTTCAAGATTTGGAGAATGGCAAGTATGAACATATAGTTCTCAATGAGGGCGATATTCTGAAAATCAAAAGTAACGGCAAACGTGAAAGGGGTCATTTTAATTATACCGAGTCATACGGTAGACATTGGTACGATTACGGTTGCGATTGTTATATTGATACCGGGTATGAAGATTATTATGCGGAAGAATATCTCGAAGACATAAAGACAGT from the Hominilimicola fabiformis genome contains:
- a CDS encoding helix-turn-helix domain-containing protein, encoding MYYNENELPAILTFAEAVEYLYIGRNTLLKLLHNGTIKGFKVGNRWRIKKEDLLEFMNTDRA
- a CDS encoding ATP-binding protein — its product is MFIGREREVAALDRLYESNKFEFAVIYGRRRVGKTALINHFIDNKEAIYFMGVESNEKQNLENFSKSIIEYSSGIEAETSFLSFQAALEYVFKLAEKKRLILAIDEYPYVARSSKSLASTLQLLIDKYKDTSQLMLILCGSSMSYMEDEVLAYKSPLYGRRTAQMKIQPFSFEETCRCFKNFSDEDKALAYGIVGGTPQYLLQIDDRLSIEDNIKNTYLNPISFLYEEPTNLLKQEVREPAIYTAIITAIAVGASRMSDISNKVGEDSNICANYLKSLINLGIVKKETPYGEKTSRKSIYSIEDNMFRFWYRFVPNNNSVIMRGAADIVYRRIEPQLSEYMGAVFEEICKQYLWKLLLDGNSPVEFSELGRWWGNDPIEKKQTEIDIMGEQDKQTALFGECKWTNEKVDLGVLETLIKRSKLFSYINVHLFLFSRSGFTKGCIDKANELGNVSLVTYADMLK
- a CDS encoding DUF960 domain-containing protein, encoding MFQNERFCTCGVIEEVPIVLQCMMWNMVDTMEVESKDYFQVFELSEYDGMQKIVHSQEMPEYKMEYLIKLQGAPIFVGKVYVIDDKTHSTMLKAEEY
- a CDS encoding amidoligase family protein translates to MKEEKYTCDICHEEHDVSELTYFDESYLCEDCLRRETFICRDCGDRHWNDDSADGDLCQTCYDEDYVRCERCDAVIHYDDACYHEDEEYHDHPYCRNCFDMDEIIHDYYYKPEPIFYGDGPRYLGVELELDDGGENEFCASKLLDIANAQKEHMYIKHDGSLDDGFECVTHPMTLDYHINQMPWRAILNKAVAKGYLSHQAGTCGLHVHISRNALGANYEEQEATIAKILYFYEKFWNEILTFSRRTESQVEHWARRYGGGIINPKETLKHAKNSHMGRYAAVNLENEATIEMRIFRGTLKYSTFIATLQMVDEICKVAISLSDEFMQSLTWLDFVKGIADDKQELINYLKEKRLYVNEPIRNEVEI
- a CDS encoding class II glutamine amidotransferase, which encodes MCGIYGVLSYKDKLKDMNELVDLLSMESAERGTDATGVAYSILGNMKINKSAVSAYKFNPNIPKFVNAVIGHTRHSTQGDKSKNYNNHPWSERVKNCQFALAHNGVLFNDKELQKKYNFKSKIETDSFVAVQLLKYKNALNFKTIKFMAESIEGSFSFNILDNHNNLYLVKGDSPISLIHFKDEGVYVFASTKQILWKALVDSELFQDLENGKYEHIVLNEGDILKIKSNGKRERGHFNYTESYGRHWYDYGCDCYIDTGYEDYYAEEYLEDIKTVAAMYGEDPEVIQKLYNDGYTLEELEEMIYT